A part of Bacteroidota bacterium genomic DNA contains:
- a CDS encoding tetratricopeptide repeat protein, whose product MKSIITFSLAAFTALVMAQNNQVVNSYNYLKNKEYDKAKAATDAAAVHESTKGSAKMWMYRGKVYQAIFEDKDEKVRNLDLEAEEKSLEAYINCLKLDAKENIYKEDVKGPVVIAASAVNRKAGWYSQEKQIEKALKCYELVEQALPYDFDQGMKRNNITKEKLIYNRYEMYARANDIPKMQEFADKLIAMNYKEPKIYIYMSQIMLGAKDTAKALSYIEKGKAIFDDNMDLINSEINIYLAQGKSVELIDKLQAAIKANDNESLHAILANIYTKKNEFDKAEQEYLKALEIKPDYEIANYNLGVVYFNKGNEWNKKAGDLPPKDAAKAKEYDAKAIEEWKKAVTYLEKSYEVSPDKATKQRLFQLLNKLGEPEKAAKYKQ is encoded by the coding sequence ATGAAATCAATTATCACTTTTAGTCTGGCCGCGTTCACTGCATTAGTAATGGCTCAGAACAATCAGGTTGTAAACTCGTACAACTATTTAAAGAATAAAGAATACGATAAAGCTAAGGCTGCAACAGACGCGGCGGCTGTACATGAAAGCACAAAAGGCAGCGCCAAAATGTGGATGTACAGAGGCAAAGTTTATCAGGCCATTTTTGAGGACAAAGACGAGAAAGTTAGAAATTTAGATTTGGAAGCTGAAGAGAAATCGTTAGAAGCTTACATCAACTGCTTAAAGCTGGATGCGAAGGAAAACATTTACAAAGAAGATGTAAAAGGTCCGGTTGTAATCGCAGCATCTGCCGTTAATCGTAAAGCAGGCTGGTATTCGCAGGAAAAGCAAATTGAGAAAGCTTTAAAATGTTATGAATTAGTAGAGCAGGCTTTGCCGTATGATTTCGATCAAGGGATGAAACGTAATAACATTACCAAAGAAAAGTTGATTTATAACCGTTATGAAATGTATGCGCGTGCAAATGATATTCCAAAAATGCAGGAGTTTGCCGATAAGTTGATTGCCATGAACTATAAAGAACCTAAAATTTATATTTACATGTCGCAAATCATGTTAGGCGCAAAAGATACAGCGAAAGCTTTATCATACATTGAAAAGGGTAAAGCCATTTTTGATGACAACATGGACTTAATCAATTCTGAAATTAATATTTACTTAGCGCAAGGGAAATCGGTAGAGTTAATTGATAAGTTACAGGCTGCTATCAAGGCAAACGATAATGAGTCGCTGCATGCTATCTTAGCTAACATCTACACTAAAAAGAATGAATTTGATAAAGCAGAACAGGAATATTTAAAAGCCTTAGAGATTAAACCGGACTATGAAATTGCTAACTACAACTTAGGTGTGGTTTATTTTAATAAAGGAAATGAGTGGAATAAAAAAGCAGGTGATTTACCTCCAAAAGACGCGGCAAAAGCTAAGGAATATGATGCCAAAGCTATTGAAGAATGGAAGAAAGCCGTTACTTATTTAGAGAAATCTTACGAAGTTTCTCCTGATAAGGCAACAAAACAACGTTTGTTTCAGTTATTAAACAAATTAGGCGAGCCGGAAAAGGCTGCTAAGTACAAACAATAA
- a CDS encoding LLM class flavin-dependent oxidoreductase produces the protein MKYSIFSVQDHHPAFKRSIPDLYAQVLRQGVLADQLGYHSFFVAEHHFHEYGAVPNPAVFLSALSQKTKQIKLGPAISILTFHNPLTVAENYAMLDVLSNGRLILGLGSGYLKHEFEGYSVNPDEKRERFDENLFILKQALTGQKINYKGKYNTLNNVGINVFPVQKNVPLYVAILRSEAAYHVGKQGHNIICVPYASVNNFSEIKLLVADFKKGFSESGNSNPSDCLFAFHAHVAETDAQARLNAEEAFNLYVKTRLYAKQQTYDDVMQSGIHLFGSVETVANKLVELYHMGIHHLLLLQNFGLLAPELVESSMRLFMEKVKPLVHDKLKTEIAL, from the coding sequence ATGAAATACTCGATATTCTCTGTACAAGATCATCATCCTGCTTTTAAGCGTTCTATTCCCGATTTATATGCTCAAGTTTTACGCCAAGGTGTTCTGGCAGATCAATTAGGTTACCATTCTTTTTTTGTGGCCGAACATCATTTTCATGAATATGGCGCTGTTCCAAATCCTGCTGTTTTTCTATCTGCTCTATCACAAAAAACCAAACAAATAAAATTAGGTCCGGCTATATCCATCTTAACTTTCCATAACCCTTTAACGGTGGCCGAAAATTATGCCATGTTGGATGTTTTATCGAACGGCCGATTAATACTTGGACTAGGCTCCGGTTATTTAAAGCATGAATTTGAAGGCTATTCCGTAAACCCTGATGAAAAACGTGAACGCTTTGATGAGAATCTCTTTATTTTAAAACAAGCCTTAACCGGCCAAAAAATAAATTATAAAGGCAAATACAATACGCTGAATAATGTTGGTATCAATGTTTTTCCTGTACAGAAAAATGTTCCTCTATATGTCGCTATTTTACGTTCTGAAGCGGCTTATCATGTGGGTAAACAAGGTCACAATATCATTTGCGTACCGTATGCTTCCGTAAACAATTTTTCTGAAATTAAGTTGCTTGTCGCCGATTTTAAAAAAGGATTTTCAGAGTCCGGTAATTCTAATCCTTCCGACTGCTTATTTGCATTTCATGCGCACGTTGCCGAAACAGACGCGCAAGCTCGCCTAAATGCAGAAGAAGCTTTTAACTTATATGTAAAGACTCGCTTGTATGCAAAACAACAAACTTACGATGATGTTATGCAAAGCGGCATTCATTTATTTGGTTCGGTTGAAACAGTCGCAAATAAATTAGTTGAGCTTTACCATATGGGTATTCATCATTTGTTACTTCTACAAAATTTCGGATTATTAGCACCGGAACTCGTTGAATCATCAATGCGCCTGTTTATGGAAAAAGTTAAACCTCTGGTTCACGATAAATTGAAAACTGAAATCGCGCTCTGA
- a CDS encoding GNAT family N-acetyltransferase translates to MRFIIKPYKELSIDELYEALKLRCAVFVIEQNCNYQDMDDKDKKAHHILGYNEGELVAYARILPQGISYKEASIGRVVTSGNYRGKGAGKELMQEAIKQTLSLFKTNEIVISAQYYLLKFYRDLGFVEEGEIYPEDDIPHIQMRLIK, encoded by the coding sequence ATGCGATTTATCATAAAGCCTTATAAAGAATTAAGTATTGATGAGCTGTATGAAGCTTTAAAATTGCGTTGCGCTGTTTTTGTGATTGAGCAAAATTGTAATTATCAGGATATGGATGATAAAGACAAAAAAGCGCATCATATTTTAGGTTATAACGAAGGTGAATTAGTAGCTTACGCAAGAATTTTACCACAAGGAATTTCATATAAAGAAGCTTCTATTGGCAGAGTTGTAACTTCAGGTAATTATAGAGGGAAAGGCGCAGGTAAAGAATTAATGCAAGAAGCCATTAAACAAACACTTTCATTATTTAAAACCAATGAAATTGTTATTTCTGCTCAATATTATCTACTTAAATTTTACCGTGATTTAGGTTTTGTGGAAGAAGGAGAAATTTATCCGGAGGATGATATTCCGCATATTCAAATGCGTTTGATAAAATAA
- a CDS encoding CoA-binding protein yields the protein MGKNSVVIGASPNFERYSYKATVRLNQYGHKVYPIGLRSGKIEGIDIITDKPQIPNVDTVTLYVGPQNQEAWKEYIFSLKPKRIIFNPGTENPEFQNQVQSKGIECVEACTLVMLSVGNY from the coding sequence ATGGGAAAGAATTCTGTTGTCATAGGTGCATCTCCGAATTTTGAGCGTTATAGCTATAAGGCAACCGTTAGGTTAAATCAGTATGGGCATAAAGTATATCCGATTGGATTAAGAAGCGGAAAGATTGAAGGGATAGACATCATTACTGATAAACCACAAATTCCAAATGTAGATACTGTAACCTTGTATGTTGGTCCGCAAAATCAGGAAGCGTGGAAAGAGTATATCTTTAGTTTAAAACCCAAACGTATAATTTTCAATCCTGGTACTGAAAATCCTGAATTTCAAAATCAAGTTCAGTCAAAAGGAATTGAGTGTGTAGAAGCCTGCACATTAGTTATGTTATCAGTTGGAAATTACTAA
- a CDS encoding MFS transporter, whose product MSAKSSPYLSKIIIVAALGYFVDIYDLVLFGMERVSSLTDILSKTISDEAELKRQVKEVGISLLNWQMFGMLVGGVFWGILGDKKGRLSVLFGSIFLYSIANIANAMVQDTTTYALLRFISGFGLAGELGAGITLVSESMDKDKRGWGATIVASVGLFGAVVAGTVGISIGDWRVSYIIGGVMGLALLVMRIGVLESTMFKSVKESNVEKGNFLSLFKTSERFIKFITIILVALPVWYVMGILITFCPELMKSLGMENPPENARLAMTLAYVGITIGDIVSGVVSQKLQSRKKSLVLFLLLAVLFVVGYFTIAKNSVVMFYTVVILIGFATGYWAVFISTASELFGTNLRATVTTSVPNFVRGGTILITTLFQYFSKIESIGNIYSAIIVGLIVFALGFWAWYRLEETFHKDLNYTE is encoded by the coding sequence ATGTCAGCTAAAAGTTCTCCTTACCTCAGTAAAATAATAATTGTTGCCGCATTAGGTTATTTTGTCGACATCTATGATCTTGTTTTATTCGGAATGGAACGCGTTTCCAGTTTAACGGATATATTATCGAAAACAATTTCTGATGAAGCTGAATTAAAGCGTCAGGTTAAAGAAGTGGGTATTTCCTTATTAAACTGGCAAATGTTTGGTATGCTGGTTGGAGGCGTTTTTTGGGGCATACTCGGTGATAAAAAAGGAAGATTATCTGTTTTATTCGGCTCCATTTTTTTATACTCCATAGCCAACATTGCAAACGCTATGGTGCAAGACACAACCACGTATGCTCTCTTACGTTTTATCTCAGGCTTTGGTTTGGCAGGCGAATTAGGCGCGGGTATTACTTTAGTAAGTGAAAGCATGGATAAAGACAAGAGGGGATGGGGTGCCACCATTGTGGCTTCTGTTGGTTTATTTGGTGCCGTAGTGGCGGGAACCGTTGGAATATCAATCGGGGACTGGAGAGTGTCTTATATTATCGGTGGTGTAATGGGATTAGCATTATTGGTGATGCGAATAGGCGTTTTAGAATCTACCATGTTTAAAAGCGTAAAGGAAAGTAATGTAGAAAAAGGTAATTTTTTATCCTTATTTAAAACATCAGAGCGTTTCATCAAATTTATAACCATCATACTTGTTGCATTACCGGTTTGGTATGTGATGGGGATTTTGATTACGTTTTGTCCGGAGTTAATGAAAAGTCTCGGTATGGAAAACCCACCCGAGAATGCCAGATTAGCCATGACCTTGGCTTACGTGGGTATAACCATTGGCGATATTGTAAGCGGCGTAGTGAGTCAAAAATTGCAAAGTCGTAAGAAAAGCTTGGTATTATTTTTATTACTCGCCGTTTTATTTGTGGTAGGTTATTTTACTATTGCAAAAAACTCAGTAGTGATGTTTTACACTGTCGTGATCTTAATTGGATTTGCTACCGGCTATTGGGCGGTATTTATTTCTACAGCCTCTGAATTATTCGGCACTAATTTACGTGCAACGGTAACAACCAGTGTACCTAATTTTGTAAGAGGCGGCACAATATTAATCACCACCTTATTTCAATACTTCAGTAAGATTGAAAGTATCGGAAACATTTATTCGGCCATTATTGTCGGACTCATCGTTTTCGCACTTGGATTTTGGGCCTGGTATCGATTAGAAGAAACCTTTCATAAAGATTTAAATTATACCGAATAA